A single region of the Musa acuminata AAA Group cultivar baxijiao chromosome BXJ1-11, Cavendish_Baxijiao_AAA, whole genome shotgun sequence genome encodes:
- the LOC135597038 gene encoding polyadenylate-binding protein-interacting protein 11-like isoform X1 produces MFLLYIYVTEEQFTAHFINCGQVSQADLKLFFESICGEVYRLRVLGDCQHSTRIAFVEFVMAESATAALNCSGVVLGSMPLRIKPLKDSSCARVHLSVPCALIFESSRRWLTAATHTDI; encoded by the exons ATGTTTCTGCTTTATATTTACGTCACTGAAGAACAGTTTACAGCACATTTCATCAACTGCGGGCAG GTTTCTCAGGCAGATCTTAAACTCTTCTTCGAATCTATTTGTGGAGAG GTTTACCGCTTAAGAGTGCTTGGCGATTGTCAACATTCCACGAGGATTGCTTTTGTGGAGTTTGTGATG GCTGAGAGTGCAACCGCTGCTCTGAACTGTAGCGGTGTGGTCTTAGGATCCATGCCGTTAAG GATAAAGCCCTTAAAAGACTCCTCGTGCGCCCGGGTTCACCTCAGTGTCCCATGTGCTTTAATCTTCGAGAGCTCCAGGAGGTGGCTGACAGCAGCCACGCATACAGATATTTAA
- the LOC135597038 gene encoding polyadenylate-binding protein-interacting protein 11-like isoform X2 yields the protein MCSRTVYCTNIDKKVSQADLKLFFESICGEVYRLRVLGDCQHSTRIAFVEFVMAESATAALNCSGVVLGSMPLRIKPLKDSSCARVHLSVPCALIFESSRRWLTAATHTDI from the exons ATGTGTTCAAGGACTGTCTACTGTACAAATATTGACAAGAAG GTTTCTCAGGCAGATCTTAAACTCTTCTTCGAATCTATTTGTGGAGAG GTTTACCGCTTAAGAGTGCTTGGCGATTGTCAACATTCCACGAGGATTGCTTTTGTGGAGTTTGTGATG GCTGAGAGTGCAACCGCTGCTCTGAACTGTAGCGGTGTGGTCTTAGGATCCATGCCGTTAAG GATAAAGCCCTTAAAAGACTCCTCGTGCGCCCGGGTTCACCTCAGTGTCCCATGTGCTTTAATCTTCGAGAGCTCCAGGAGGTGGCTGACAGCAGCCACGCATACAGATATTTAA
- the LOC135597039 gene encoding plant UBX domain-containing protein 8-like, with amino-acid sequence MARPSRDAIETFVSITGAPEAVALQKLEEHGGDLNEAINAHFSEVDRVNANQRSAPHEDFMNIDDTLDNEPLRPLIPLSSAAQDVNPFSLLDSKFGPFEDLSDGGAASGFPSHGPHVSHPREVREVPIEVKDDDGEPGASGIGPRIENVSGNETAHCPEIHDTVIIDDEDDEDIQSAHADHGAKASSDNSFGPHPGPTVSPLVDMSDYNNDIEEEMVRAAIEASKRETVQSDMHGHQKSHAPGATDLALAVSLSLKTAEQERALHKQGVYIGESPSFVEVETAGQVSALNGRPGFALAETGTSSQVNSDEKNPFVSEETEDVEEHPLVRHHSNHVAPVDTESADSGLVSYSASSPSQHDIIDRHPQHNGDAFERDEWGGMSSEEHDEALMLEAAMFGNVPDQTAYRFGYPHRQIPRPPSPTLTAQRLLREQQDDEYLAALQADREKELKAQQEAEHRRLEEAAAREAALQKQKHEEEENHRKQLEEEELERMLAAKQASLPQEPSSDDENAVTLLVRMPNGSRRGRRFLKSDKLQFLFYYIDIGRVVKPASYRLVRPYPRRAFTEGESELSLSELGLTSKQEVLFIELI; translated from the exons ATGGCGAGGCCTTCGCGGGACGCGATCGAGACCTTCGTGAGCATCACCGGCGCCCCCGAGGCCGTCGCTCTGCAGAAGCTCGAG GAACATGGTGGGGATCTGAATGAAGCTATTAACGCTCACTTTAGTGAAGTAGATAGGGTTAA TGCAAATCAGAGATCTGCCCCTCATGAAGATTTTATGAACATAGATGACACTCTTGACAACGAACCTCTAAGGCCCTTGATTCCATTATCATCTGCTGCTCAAGATGTGAACCCGTTTTCTTTACTTGATTCTAAATTTGGCCCTTTTGAGGATCTTTCTGATGGTGGAGCTGCTTCTGGTTTTCCTTCACATGGACCACATGTTTCACACCCAAGGGAGGTAAGGGAAGTGCCCATTGAAGTCAAGGATGACGATGGAGAACCTGGAGCTTCTGGCATAGGACCTAGAATTGAGAATGTCTCTGGAAATGAAACTGCACATTGTCCAGAGATTCATGACACTGTCATAATTGATGACGAAGATGATGAGGACATCCAATCTGCTCATGCTGATCATGGTGCGAAGGCATCCAGTGATAACTCTTTTGGTCCACATCCTGGACCAACCGTTTCTCCATTGGTCGATATGTCTGATTATAACAATGATATAGAGGAGGAAATGGTCAGAGCTGCTATTGAAGCTTCTAAGCGAGAAACTGTGCAATCT GACATGCATGGTCACCAGAAGTCACATGCACCGGGTGCTACCGATCTTGCACTAGCAGTTTCATTGTCCTTGAAG ACCGCAGAACAAGAAAGAGCACTACATAAACAGGGTGTATATATTGGAGAGAGTCCATCTTTCGTGGAAGTGGAAACTGCAGGACAAGTTTCTGCACTCAATGGAAG GCCTGGATTTGCTTTAGCTGAAACTGGAACTTCAAGTCAAGTGAATTCAGATGAAAAAAATCCATTTGTCTCAGAAGAAACTGAAGATGTAGAGGAGCACCCTCTAGTGAGACACCATTCCAACCATGTAGCTCCTGTAGACACAGAATCAGCAGATTCTGGACTAGTGAGCTATAGTGCTTCTAGTCCCTCACAGCATGATATTATTGATAGACATCCTCAGCATAATGGAGATGCATTTGAGAGAGATGAG TGGGGTGGTATGTCTTCTGAAGAGCATGATGAAGCTCTCATGCTTGAGGCTGCAATGTTTGGCAATGTTCCTGATCAAACAGCTTATCGTTTTGGATACCCACACCGTCAAATACCTCGTCCGCCATCCCCTACACTTACCGCACAGCGCTTGTTGAGAGAGCAACAG GACGATGAGTATCTTGCGGCACTGCAAgccgatagagaaaaagaattgaagGCCCAGCAGGAGGCTGAACATCGTCGTTTAGAAGAGGCTGCTGCTAGGGAAGCTGCTCTTCAAAAGCAGAAACACGAAGAGGAGGAAAACCATAGGAAACAGCTTGAGGAGGAG GAACTTGAGAGGATGCTTGCTGCAAAACAAGCATCCTTGCCACAAGAGCCTTCTTCAGATGATGAAAATGCTGTGACCCTTCTTGTGCGAATGCCTAATGGTAGTCGGCGTGGACGTCGCTTTTTGAAATCTGACAAGCTTCAG TTTCTTTTTTATTACATTGACATTGGAAGGGTGGTTAAGCCTGCCTCCTACAGATTG GTGAGGCCATATCCTCGCCGTGCATTTACTGAAGGAGAAAGCGAACTATCTCTGAGTGAACTGGGCCTGACTAGCAAGCAAGAGGTTTTGTTTATAGAGTTGATTTAA
- the LOC135582204 gene encoding cell division protein FtsY homolog, chloroplastic-like isoform X2: MAVAAPQVTVPFLSPPPPSSSSSSAAYASTSILLSRSRTSAALRLWRTGPAATRFRCAAGQTGFFTRLGRLIKEKAKSDVEKVFSGFSKTRENLAVVDELLLYWNLADTDRVLDELEEALLVSDFGPRISFKIVDCLREDILAGKLKSGSEIKEALKRSVLQLLTSKGNKSDLQLGFRKPAVIMVVGVNGGGKTTSLGKLACRLKIEGVKVLLAAGDTFRAAASEQLEVWAERTGSEIVVVEGDKVKAASVLSQAVRKGKEQGYDVVLCDTSGRLHTNYSLMEELVACKKAVAKVIPSAPNEILLVLDGTTGLNMLPQAREFNEVVGITGLILTKLDGSARGGCVVSVVDELGIPVKFVGVGEGVDDLQPFDAEAFVNAIFS, translated from the exons ATGGCCGTCGCTGCTCCGCAGGTTACTGTCCCCTTCCTctcgcctcctcctccctcttcctcgtCCTCGTCCGCGGCATACGCTTCCACCTCCATCCTTCTCTCCCGCTCCAGGACCTCCGCTGCCCTTCGCCTCTGGCGAACTGGTCCCGCCGCCACCCGATTCCGATGCGCCGCCGGGCAGACCGGATTCTTCACCCGGTTAGGTCGCCTTATCAAGGAAAAGGCCAAGAGCGACGTGGAGAAGGTTTTCTCCGGATTTTCCAAGACCCGGGAGAATCTCGCCGTCGTGGATGAGCTCCTCCTCTACTGGAACCTTGCCGACACCGATCGAGTCCTCGACGAGCTAGAAGAG GCGTTGCTGGTATCCGATTTTGGGCCCAGGATTTCTTTCAAGATCGTGGACTGCCTTCGAGAAGATATATTGGCGGGAAAGCTGAAGTCTGGGAGTGAGATAAAG GAGGCTTTGAAAAGGAGTGTGCTTCAGCTGTTGACAAGCAAGGGCAATAAGTCGGATCTCCAACTAGGATTTAG GAAACCTGCAGTGATTATGGTTGTTGGTGTTAATGGAGGTGGAAAGACAACCTCTCTAG GAAAACTTGCTTGCAGATTGAAAATTGAAGGGGTAAAG GTTTTATTGGCAGCAGGTGATACATTTAGAGCAGCAGCTAGTGAACAGCTGGAAGTATGGGCTGAGAGAACAGGTTCTGAAATAGTTGTGGTGGAGGGTGACAAAGTCAAGGCTGCATCAG TCCTTTCACAGGCTGTGAGAAAAGGAAAAGAGCAAGGTTATGATGTTGTCCTTTGTGATACATCTGGGC GTCTGCACACAAACTACAGCCTGATGGAAGAGTTGGTTGCCTGCAAGAAAGCTGTTGCCAAAGTCATTCCAAGTGCACCTAAT GAGATTTTGCTTGTTCTTGATGGAACAACAGGCTTGAATATGCTACCACAGGCGAGAGAATTTAATGAA GTTGTTGGAATCACTGGATTAATTCTGACAAAGCTGGATGGCTCTGCTCGCGGTGGATGTGTG GTCAGCGTGGTAGATGAGCTCGGTATTCCTGTTAAATTTGTTGGTGTTGGTGAAGGAGTAGATGACCTCCAACCATTCGATGCCGAAGCCTTTGTGAATGCCATTTTCTCTTGA
- the LOC135582204 gene encoding cell division protein FtsY homolog, chloroplastic-like isoform X1, which yields MAVAAPQVTVPFLSPPPPSSSSSSAAYASTSILLSRSRTSAALRLWRTGPAATRFRCAAGQTGFFTRLGRLIKEKAKSDVEKVFSGFSKTRENLAVVDELLLYWNLADTDRVLDELEEALLVSDFGPRISFKIVDCLREDILAGKLKSGSEIKEALKRSVLQLLTSKGNKSDLQLGFRFCIYILLFMNSCLIVHCSYWVEFKLPKNLSFFATRKPAVIMVVGVNGGGKTTSLGKLACRLKIEGVKVLLAAGDTFRAAASEQLEVWAERTGSEIVVVEGDKVKAASVLSQAVRKGKEQGYDVVLCDTSGRLHTNYSLMEELVACKKAVAKVIPSAPNEILLVLDGTTGLNMLPQAREFNEVVGITGLILTKLDGSARGGCVVSVVDELGIPVKFVGVGEGVDDLQPFDAEAFVNAIFS from the exons ATGGCCGTCGCTGCTCCGCAGGTTACTGTCCCCTTCCTctcgcctcctcctccctcttcctcgtCCTCGTCCGCGGCATACGCTTCCACCTCCATCCTTCTCTCCCGCTCCAGGACCTCCGCTGCCCTTCGCCTCTGGCGAACTGGTCCCGCCGCCACCCGATTCCGATGCGCCGCCGGGCAGACCGGATTCTTCACCCGGTTAGGTCGCCTTATCAAGGAAAAGGCCAAGAGCGACGTGGAGAAGGTTTTCTCCGGATTTTCCAAGACCCGGGAGAATCTCGCCGTCGTGGATGAGCTCCTCCTCTACTGGAACCTTGCCGACACCGATCGAGTCCTCGACGAGCTAGAAGAG GCGTTGCTGGTATCCGATTTTGGGCCCAGGATTTCTTTCAAGATCGTGGACTGCCTTCGAGAAGATATATTGGCGGGAAAGCTGAAGTCTGGGAGTGAGATAAAG GAGGCTTTGAAAAGGAGTGTGCTTCAGCTGTTGACAAGCAAGGGCAATAAGTCGGATCTCCAACTAGGATTTAGGTTCTGCATCTACATATTATTGTTCATGAATTCGTGCCTAATTGTCCATTGTTCTTATTGGGTTGAATTCAAGTTGCCGAAGAATTTATCTTTCTTTGCTACCAGGAAACCTGCAGTGATTATGGTTGTTGGTGTTAATGGAGGTGGAAAGACAACCTCTCTAG GAAAACTTGCTTGCAGATTGAAAATTGAAGGGGTAAAG GTTTTATTGGCAGCAGGTGATACATTTAGAGCAGCAGCTAGTGAACAGCTGGAAGTATGGGCTGAGAGAACAGGTTCTGAAATAGTTGTGGTGGAGGGTGACAAAGTCAAGGCTGCATCAG TCCTTTCACAGGCTGTGAGAAAAGGAAAAGAGCAAGGTTATGATGTTGTCCTTTGTGATACATCTGGGC GTCTGCACACAAACTACAGCCTGATGGAAGAGTTGGTTGCCTGCAAGAAAGCTGTTGCCAAAGTCATTCCAAGTGCACCTAAT GAGATTTTGCTTGTTCTTGATGGAACAACAGGCTTGAATATGCTACCACAGGCGAGAGAATTTAATGAA GTTGTTGGAATCACTGGATTAATTCTGACAAAGCTGGATGGCTCTGCTCGCGGTGGATGTGTG GTCAGCGTGGTAGATGAGCTCGGTATTCCTGTTAAATTTGTTGGTGTTGGTGAAGGAGTAGATGACCTCCAACCATTCGATGCCGAAGCCTTTGTGAATGCCATTTTCTCTTGA